The proteins below come from a single Burkholderia contaminans genomic window:
- a CDS encoding flagellar motor protein, giving the protein MDLLTLAGVLLGGAAIVFGFALEGGHFSMLFQFEALIIVLGGTLGAVMIQNTWARFFDAVKQLRLAFVRAREVDRKNLSDLLEWGDRAKLDGLLAFESMDVSGIHPFARRGLELLANGVSTAVLEDALQRELDAYERSRLAAARVWQQAGGYAPTFGILGSVLGLVQVTSHMLEPAQLGPGIAVAFIATLYGLAFANLVFLPLYGKLRAQIDSELRFRKLYLDGLLAISRKESPHTIETRLTGDVRGRAVESLA; this is encoded by the coding sequence ATGGACCTGTTGACCCTGGCCGGTGTGCTGTTGGGCGGTGCGGCGATCGTGTTCGGTTTCGCGCTGGAAGGCGGGCATTTCTCGATGCTGTTCCAGTTCGAGGCGCTCATCATTGTGCTCGGCGGCACGCTCGGCGCGGTGATGATCCAGAACACGTGGGCGCGCTTCTTTGACGCGGTGAAGCAGCTGCGGCTCGCGTTCGTCCGTGCGCGCGAGGTCGATCGCAAGAACCTGTCCGACCTGCTCGAATGGGGCGACCGCGCGAAGCTCGACGGGCTGCTTGCATTCGAATCGATGGACGTGAGCGGCATCCATCCGTTCGCGCGCCGCGGGCTCGAACTGCTGGCGAACGGCGTATCGACCGCCGTGCTCGAAGACGCGCTGCAGCGCGAACTCGATGCCTACGAACGCAGCCGCCTCGCCGCTGCGCGCGTGTGGCAGCAGGCGGGCGGCTATGCGCCGACGTTCGGCATTCTCGGGTCGGTGCTCGGGCTCGTGCAGGTGACGAGCCATATGCTCGAACCGGCGCAGCTCGGGCCGGGCATCGCGGTTGCGTTCATCGCGACGCTGTACGGGCTGGCGTTCGCCAACCTCGTGTTCCTGCCGCTTTACGGCAAGCTGCGCGCGCAGATCGACAGCGAGCTGCGGTTTCGCAAGCTGTATCTCGACGGCTTGCTCGCGATCTCGCGCAAGGAATCGCCGCACACGATCGAGACGCGCCTGACCGGCGACGTGCGCGGGCGCGCGGTCGAATCGCTCGCGTGA
- a CDS encoding lytic transglycosylase domain-containing protein, protein MLVLSALIVTPVRAADDAPGNECFERAAGYQGVNPHILRAIAWYESKGNPAAVHRNADGSIDVGQTQINSVHFGELRRYGVPPRALKDACVNIYVAAWMLKRKMVRYGNTWQAIGAYHSETPRYRDEYARNIHAVVVSWGLHE, encoded by the coding sequence ATGTTGGTGTTGAGCGCGCTCATCGTCACGCCGGTGCGTGCCGCCGACGACGCGCCCGGCAACGAATGCTTCGAGCGCGCGGCCGGCTATCAGGGCGTCAACCCGCATATCCTGCGCGCGATCGCCTGGTACGAATCGAAGGGCAATCCGGCTGCCGTGCATCGCAACGCGGACGGCAGCATCGACGTCGGCCAGACCCAGATCAACTCGGTGCATTTCGGCGAACTGCGCCGCTATGGCGTGCCGCCACGCGCGCTGAAGGATGCGTGCGTGAACATCTACGTCGCGGCGTGGATGCTGAAACGCAAGATGGTCCGCTACGGGAACACCTGGCAGGCGATCGGCGCCTATCACTCGGAAACGCCGCGCTATCGGGACGAATACGCGCGAAACATCCATGCGGTGGTCGTGTCGTGGGGCTTGCACGAATGA
- a CDS encoding cyclic nucleotide-binding domain-containing protein, whose amino-acid sequence MNRQQSWTRTAAPGEIIYSEGFAGEPVIFLITDGKVELSTRCEDKRVVVATLGRGEFFGESALLAAEPRAHTAKALSFCQLTVVPAGMLDEEIERVSALLRHIVRTMIRRVKRKDDQLATYTHADFMPGVLSYAHVLSLMAGAEARDGGDTWARRPMQAHAAETSVPLAEVIRKCRAIAGHSRPHVLAMLRRMEKLNLVTIEAAQADHAGGAVDYAASSDARQVVTFDAARVIDRAQQVADHDLDLSINSELELIELADLEALIGVEKTMLLNKLSNGEIADELFAFRKSKVLSYVEQKGVTYFSRRNARRGEVRSLEDLVSIDQRTLFDVISTFDTYDLAKLVANLDDRAVADKLFSVMTEARRNEVSWVMRRELKLDPVEIEDIEQRVLDAVRAAKAPAVGTVPVASASDA is encoded by the coding sequence TTGAATCGTCAGCAATCGTGGACGCGTACGGCGGCGCCCGGAGAAATCATCTACTCCGAGGGCTTTGCGGGTGAGCCCGTCATCTTCTTGATCACCGACGGCAAGGTCGAGCTGTCCACACGATGCGAAGACAAGCGCGTCGTCGTCGCGACCCTCGGCCGCGGCGAGTTCTTCGGTGAATCGGCGTTGCTCGCGGCCGAGCCGCGCGCTCATACCGCGAAGGCACTTTCATTCTGTCAGCTCACGGTCGTGCCGGCCGGCATGCTCGATGAAGAAATCGAGCGCGTGTCGGCGCTGCTGCGCCACATCGTGCGAACGATGATCCGCCGCGTGAAGCGCAAGGACGACCAACTCGCCACCTACACCCATGCCGACTTCATGCCGGGCGTGCTGTCGTATGCGCATGTGCTGTCGCTGATGGCGGGCGCCGAAGCGCGCGATGGCGGCGACACGTGGGCGCGCCGGCCGATGCAGGCCCATGCGGCCGAAACCTCGGTGCCGCTCGCCGAAGTGATCCGCAAATGCCGCGCGATTGCCGGCCATTCGCGGCCGCACGTGCTCGCGATGCTGCGACGCATGGAGAAGCTCAATCTCGTCACGATCGAAGCAGCGCAGGCGGACCATGCGGGCGGGGCGGTCGACTACGCGGCGTCGTCGGATGCGCGCCAGGTCGTCACGTTCGACGCCGCGCGCGTGATCGATCGCGCGCAGCAGGTGGCCGATCACGATCTCGACCTGTCGATCAACAGCGAACTCGAACTCATCGAGCTGGCCGATCTCGAAGCGCTGATCGGCGTCGAGAAGACGATGCTGCTCAACAAGCTGTCGAACGGCGAGATTGCCGACGAGTTGTTCGCGTTCCGCAAATCGAAGGTCCTCAGTTACGTCGAACAGAAGGGCGTGACGTACTTCTCGCGGCGCAACGCGCGCCGTGGAGAGGTGCGCTCGCTGGAGGATCTCGTGTCGATCGACCAGCGCACGCTGTTCGACGTCATCAGCACGTTCGACACCTACGATCTCGCGAAGCTCGTCGCGAATCTCGACGATCGCGCGGTGGCCGACAAGCTGTTCTCCGTGATGACCGAGGCGCGGCGCAACGAGGTGTCGTGGGTGATGCGTCGCGAGCTCAAGCTCGATCCGGTCGAGATCGAGGATATCGAGCAGCGCGTGCTGGATGCCGTTCGCGCGGCAAAGGCGCCGGCGGTGGGCACCGTGCCTGTCGCATCGGCTTCGGACGCATGA
- a CDS encoding OmpA/MotB family protein → MTARTDGASAADRDDDELEGAQSGRWLISYADLITTLMVLFLALYVLQLAKYNALDARYQTLARHAESAVSASAAATATVTPEHSPPWLALLDSLKSNGRISLVKAPHGVEIGIDAKILFNVGDARLLPDSSPVLNQIAQALSDHATGEILVEGHTDSVPIANAKYESNWELSSARAGSVVRYLTERGVAPHRLAAIGRADTQPLVAGDDAAARARNRRVTIFVAY, encoded by the coding sequence ATGACTGCTCGAACTGACGGCGCATCCGCCGCCGACCGCGACGACGACGAACTCGAAGGCGCGCAATCTGGCCGCTGGCTGATTTCGTACGCGGATCTCATCACGACGCTGATGGTGCTGTTTCTCGCGTTGTACGTGCTCCAGCTCGCGAAATACAACGCGCTCGATGCGCGGTACCAGACGCTCGCGCGGCATGCGGAAAGCGCGGTGAGTGCATCCGCTGCTGCGACCGCTACCGTGACGCCTGAGCACTCGCCGCCGTGGCTCGCCTTGCTCGATTCGTTGAAGTCGAATGGCCGGATCTCGCTCGTGAAAGCGCCGCATGGCGTCGAGATCGGCATCGACGCGAAGATCCTGTTCAACGTAGGCGATGCGCGCCTGCTGCCCGATTCGTCGCCGGTGCTGAACCAGATCGCGCAGGCACTCAGCGATCACGCGACCGGCGAGATTCTCGTCGAAGGCCACACCGACAGCGTGCCGATCGCGAACGCGAAATACGAATCGAACTGGGAGCTGTCGTCGGCGCGGGCGGGGAGCGTCGTGCGCTACCTGACCGAGCGCGGCGTCGCACCGCACCGGCTCGCGGCGATCGGGCGGGCCGATACGCAGCCGCTCGTCGCGGGGGACGATGCCGCCGCGCGGGCGCGCAACCGGCGGGTGACGATCTTCGTTGCATATTGA